A stretch of Prinia subflava isolate CZ2003 ecotype Zambia chromosome 14, Cam_Psub_1.2, whole genome shotgun sequence DNA encodes these proteins:
- the SFMBT1 gene encoding scm-like with four MBT domains protein 1, giving the protein MNGEQQYDADAGSSVEEMEFNWDEYLEDTGATAAPHGSFKHVDTSLQNGFAPGMKLEVAVKSDQNTYWVATIITTCGQLLLLRYDGYGEDRKADFWCDILTADLHPIGWCEQNKKVLKVPEGIKNKIPDQEEFLQRVLKGACSAPANLLEGLHRGKNPLDLIAPGSRLELQNIRDSLEAWIVTVVENVGGRLKLRYEGLEDLDKFDQWLFYLDPFLHQVGWAAQHGYSLQPPLAIRSLRSEADWQEILKKVKEEEEESSVPTDLFKDKPVIGVHSFCEGMKLEAVDPMAPFVISPATVLKVYNDQYFLIEMDDLRAERAGGQRYVCHVGSAGILPVQWSLKNGLHLSPPPGYPGQDFDWADYLKQCGAEAAPQSCFPLLTSDHGFKENMKLEAVNPVDPEEVCIATVTKLKDSYLWLQLEGSKKPVPECIVSVESMNIFPVGWCETNGYQLRPPRKAIVNKQKKIAVVQPEKQILSSRTVHDGLKNQELNSSDSVVINGKYCCPKIYFNHRCFSGPYLNKGRIAELPQSVGPGNCVLVLKEVLTLLINAAYKPSRVLRELQLDEEAAWHGHGETLKAKYKGKSYRATVEVVRTADRVADFCRKTCIKLECCPNLFGPQMVLDKCSENCSVLTKTKYTHYYGKRKNKRIGRPPGGHSNMEVAMKKPNKRRKRRKHFFVHKKKRSSTSVDNTPAGSPQGSGAEEEDDQDEVDEESLTEDSTSEHQDELLEESEVSEKKSLSSSPTQSELSHSLAQDRDKRKRKLRTFSFSDDENKPPSPKDIKMEVAEKLQLDSNPLEWSVADVVRFLKSTDCAPLARIFLDQEIDGQALLLLTLPTVQECMDLKLGPAIKLCHHIERVKLAFYQQFAN; this is encoded by the exons ATGAATGGAGAACAGCAGTATGATGCAG ATGCTGGTTCCAGTGTGGAAGAAATGGAATTCAACTGGGATGAGTATCTAGAAGACACAGGAGCAACTGCAGCCCCCCATGGATCTTTTAAACAC gtGGATACAAGTTTGCAGAATGGTTTTGCCCCTGGCATGAAGCTGGAGGTGGCTGTCAAGTCTGACCAGAACACCTACTGGGTTGCCACCATCATCACCACGTgcgggcagctgctgctgctgcgctACGACGGCTACGGCGAGGACCGCAAGGCCGACTTCTGGTGTGACATCCTGACGGCTGACCTGCACCCCATCGGGTGGTGTGAGCAGAACAAGAAGGTTCTCAAAGTGCCTGAAG GGATCAAGAACAAGATACCTGACCAGGAGGAGTTCCTTCAGCGGGTGCTGAAGGGGGCCTGCAGTGCCCCTGCTAACCTGCTGGAGGGG CTCCACAGAGGGAAGAATCCATTGGACCTCATCGCACCCGGCTCCCgcctggagctgcagaacaTCCGGGATTCCCTGGAAGCCTGGATCGTCACCGTCGTGGAGAATGTCGGGGGGAGGCTGAAGCTGAGATATGAGGGCCTGGAGGATTTGGACAAATTTGACCAATGGCTCTTCTATTTGGACCCTTTCCTTCACCAAGTGGGTTGGGCAGCTCAGCATGGATACAGCCTGCAGCCACCTCTAG CCATTAGGTCCTTGAGGAGTGAAGCAGATTGGCAGGAGATCCTGAAGAAGgtgaaagaggaggaggaggagtcaTCTGTTCCTACAGATCTTTTTAAG GATAAACCTGTGATTGGGGTGCACTCGTTCTGTGAAGGGATGAAGCTGGAAGCTGTGGACCCAATGGCTCCCTTTGTGATCTCTCCTGCTACAGTTCTCAAG GTGTACAATGACCAATATTTCCTGATAGAAATGGATGACCTGCGAGCCGAGCGTGCGGGCGGCCAGCGCTACGTGTGTCACGTCGGCAGCGCCGGCATCCTGCCCGTGCAGTGGAGCCTGAAGAACGGGCTGCACCTCAGCCCACCCCCAG GTTACCCTGGGCAGGACTTCGACTGGGCTGACTACCTCAAGCAGTGCGGCGCTGAGgcagctccccagagctgcttccctttg TTGACTTCTGACCACGGATTTAAAGAGAACATGAAACTCGAGGCTGTGAACCCGGTTGATCCTGAAGAAGTTTGCATTGCTACAGTCACCAAGTTAAAAGATTCGTACCTCTGGCTTCAGCTGGAAG GCTCCAAGAAACCCGTCCCTGAGTGTATAGTGAGTGTGGAATCAATGAATATATTTCCAGTGGGTTGGTGTGAGACGAATGGATATCAGCTCCGGCCTCCTCGCAAAGCAATAG taaacaagcagaaaaaaattgcagtagTTCAACCAGAGAAACA aattttgTCTTCAAGGACAGTTCATGATGGGCTAAAGAACCAGGAATTGAACTCTTCTGACTCAG TGGTAATTAATGGCAAGTACTGCTGCCCAAAGATCTACTTCAACCACCGGTGCTTCTCGGGGCCTTACCTGAACAAGGGCAGGATTGCAGAGCTCCCCCAGTCCGTGGGGCCTGGGAACTGCGTCCTGGTGCTGAAGGAG GTTCTCACTTTGCTGATCAACGCCGCCTACAAGCCCAGCCGCGTCCTgcgggagctgcagctggacgAGGAGGCTGCCTGGCATGGCCATGGGGAGACCCTGAAAGCCAA ATACAAAGGCAAGAGCTACCGTGCGACCGTGGAGGTTGTGAGGACGGCGGATCGCGTGGCagatttctgcaggaaaacGTGCATCAAGCTGGAATGTTGTCCAAACCTCTTTGGCCCTCAGATGGTGCTGGATAAGTGTTCAGAGAACTGCTCTGTCCTGACAAAGACAAAGTACA CACACTATTAcggaaagaggaaaaacaagcGGATAGGTCGGCCCCCGGGTGGCCACAGCAACATGGAAGTGGCCATGAAGAAACCAAATAAAAGACGGAAGAGACgaaaacatttctttgttcATAAGAAAAAACGTTCTTCTACGTCCGTGGATAACACTCCAGCTGGGTCTCCCCAG GGCAGTGGGGCAGAAGAGGAGGATGACCAGGATGAGGTGGATGAAGAGTCTCTGACTGAGGACAGCACCTCAGAGCACCAAGATGAACTCCTTGAAGAATCAGAGGTGTCAGAGAAGAAATCCCTATCCTCATCTCCCACGCAGAGTGAACTGTCTCATTCCCTGGCTCAGGACCGAGACAAGCGGAAGAGGAAGCTCAggaccttttccttttctgatgaTGAAAATAAACCTCCTTCGCCAAAG GACATAAAGATGGAAGTTGctgaaaagctgcagctggacagTAACCCTCTGGAATGGAGCGTGGCTGATGTGGTACGATTCCTCAAATCCACCGACTGTGCTCCGCTGGCAAGGATTTTCCTTGATCAG GAAATCGAtggccaggcactgctgctgctgaccctGCCCACTGTTCAGGAGTGCATGGACTTGAAACTTGGACCAGCTATTAAACTCTGCCATCACATTGAGAGGGTCAAACTTGCCTTCTACCAGCAGTTTGCAAACTGA